The proteins below are encoded in one region of Pochonia chlamydosporia 170 chromosome Unknown PCv3seq00030, whole genome shotgun sequence:
- a CDS encoding reverse transcriptase (RNA-dependent DNA polymerase) domain-containing protein, producing MDIKGHKEKILFYVTKLGKYDIILGKPWLTDHNPNVNWSTNIVTFNSNHCRQYCMEKGQYQLAVSGAPTLPIPTTATIHPRPSIPRRIGAPAFHTLANKHDVDVFSLSLYEIDKRLAELGVITNVSTFAEPKADRFDAALTDVQKMNRELQSHDKIIPPNPRDQQTQELQASRKLAADMYLSGASLEDIHKALEPKTFINPATKVPEHYHEFLKVFDQTEADKLPPHRHCDHEIELQPGTTPPHGPLYGMSEDELVVLRKFLQENLDKGFIRASTSPAASPVLFAKKPGGGLRFCVDYRALNAITIKNRYPLPLIQETLSQLSQAKYFTKLDVVAAFNRIRIKEGQEWMTAFNTRYGLFESLVMPFGLSNAPATFQARINEVLRPFLDRYCTAYIDDILIYSNDLASHRLHVKSVLQALEAAGLQLDVKKCEKSTGTEKGITRGHRITPLKPGTIRKVATSGPSQ from the coding sequence ATGGACATTAAAGGACACAAAGAAAAGATTCTATTTTACGTAACGAAGCTCGGAAAGTACGATATCATTCTCGGAAAACCCTGGCTAACAGACCACAACCCAAACGTCAATTGGAGTACGAATATAGTTACTTTCAACTCCAATCATTGCCGCCAATACTGCATGGAGAAGGGACAATACCAACTAGCAGTCTCAGGAGCTCCCACTTTGCCAATCccaacaacggcaaccaTACATCCACGTCCATCAATCCCTCGAAGGATCGGCGCACCCGCATTCCACAcgctggccaacaagcacGACGTCGACGTATTCTCACTATCTCTTTATGAGATCGATAAAAGACTAGCCGAACTTGGTGTTATCACAAACGTCTCCACGTTCGCAGAACCGAAGGCAGACCGATTCGACGCCGCACTTACGGACGTGCAAAAGATGAACCGAGAACTCCAGTCGCATGATAAAATAATACCTCCCAACCCCAGGGACCAACAAACCCAGGAACTCCAAGCTTCTCGGAAACTAGCAGCAGACATGTACCTTTCAGGGGCATCACTCGAGGATATTCACAAAGCACTCGAACCCAAGACTTTCATCAACCCCGCAACAAAAGTACCTGAACACTACCATGAATTCCTCAAAGTattcgaccagacagagGCAGATAAACTTCCCCCGCACCGACACTGCGACCACGAAATCGAACTTCAACCTGGCACAACCCCACCCCATGGACCTCTGTACGGCATGTCCGAAGACGAACTCGTCGTCCTCCGGAAATTCCTTCAAGAAAACCTCGACAAGGGCTTTATACGTGCCAGTACGTCACCAGCCGCCTCGCCAGTGCTATTTGCGAAGAAACCCGGAGGCGGCCTCCGTTTTTGCGTCGACTACCGGGCACTCAATGCCATAACCATCAAGAACCGATATCCACTGCCATTAATTCAGGAGACTCTTTCGCAACTaagccaagccaaatatTTCACCAAACTTGATGTCGTCGCAGCATTTAACCGAATACGCATCAAGGAGGGCCAAGAGTGGATGACAGCGTTCAACACAAGATATGGACTCTTcgagagtctggtgatgccgttcGGACTATCAAACGCCCCAGCTACCTTCCAAGCCAGGATCAACGAAGTATTACGCCCATTCCTGGACAGATATTGCACAGCCTATATCGACGACATTCTCATCTACTCAAACGACCTCGCCTCTCACAGACTCCACGTCAAATCAGTGCTCCAGGCGCTTGAAGCCGCGGGCTTGCAACTCGACGTCAAGAAGTGTGAAAAGTCGACAGGAACCGAAAAGGGAATTACTCGTGGTCATCGCATCACTCCTCTCAAGCCTGGGACGATACGTAAGGTGGCCACAAGCGGCCCATCACAATGA
- a CDS encoding Ribonuclease H-like protein (similar to Metarhizium robertsii ARSEF 23 XP_007816570.2): MATSDAEMGDSTSQVSAPESSQFPGFSWTGNPDSPVAVDSTRRGRGSKKRTQTATETWAHAKKLKLDEQARRDRAGNRIWVCGKCSWESASLTSARNHLAHRHGIKINAQQPQIILKGQAKLEQILQRQAEKSQAQADERERNVLRKAINQTAFDESLLQLIVNNNLPHKSVEYPELYSLIMSVNYMAADIYPKSRAAVPKKIELAFLQAKAVIKQHLHAALSEIHLACDVWTTEHKKKAFLAVVAHFVDAEGKRRKALLGLPRLRRSHGGQHQAEHVNGIIDWYDIAHKIGYYIGDNHGSNDKCCRFISKHLKEQYQLNWNAKTRRIRCHGHVINLASQAFIFAPDKETIDAVVKEVRRGSRSGDEGDHKGDSDEEANEDDERDDEETRLSAASRKKKRPSWKDIGPLGKLHVIVAHMRASELLYDEFHSAAGRMIPMDNDTRWNSWYTMNEVACVLEGHVDTFVKNHRKEIGKYALTPDDWDTLREINIFLKPFEKVTSRTQGDLDSIEKTLATMDILVKHFEKQKSKHANNTGFQNAILMAWHAFDKYYLLTDEVPAYAAALLLHPSRRKRYIDINWDKSWVKAVLPQLQRLWEERYAMTEGDVVQALSKPTYEPDEYDLLERDLDVVQTSADDWTSFIEADPTEISTKTALDWWCQEHQRTRYPRLSRMAIDILSVPAMSAEAERVFSGARRQIPWSRASLGSKTIEQMECLKHWLRNAWLDQLNIELPTEGGGGEVEDESEAACDSRRTSYVSQDLESLDNFRAY; this comes from the coding sequence ATGGCCACCAGTGATGCTGAAATGGGCGATTCTACGTCCCAAGTTTCTGCACCTGAATCTAGTCAGTTTCCCGGCTTTTCATGGACCGGCAATCCCGATTCTCCGGTGGCTGTTGACAGTACGAGGCGTGGTCGCGGGTCCAAGAAGCGTACCCAAACCGCAACAGAGACTTGGGCTCATGCGAAGAAGTTAAAACTAGATGAACAAGCTCGACGTGATCGCGCTGGTAACAGGATATGGGTTTGCGGTAAATGCTCATGGGAATCAGCTTCTCTGACCTCTGCACGAAACCACCTTGCTCATAGGCATGGGATCAAGATTAATGCACAGCAGCCACAGATCATACTGAagggccaagccaagcttgagcAAATTCTCCAACGCCAGGCAGAGAAAAGCCAGGCCCAAGCTGATGAACGGGAGCGAAATGTGCTCCGTAAGGCCATTAACCAAACAGCCTTTGACGAATCGTTGCTGCAGCTCATCGTTAATAACAACCTTCCACACAAGTCAGTCGAGTATCCAGAACTATATTCCCTGATTATGAGTGTCAACTATATGGCAGCAGATATATACCCAAAGTCTCGAGCCGCGGTACCAAAGAAAATTGAACTTGCCTTCTTACAAGCGAAGGCTGTGATTAAACAACACCTGCACGCTGCACTTTCGGAGATACATCTTGCCTGTGACGTTTGGACGACTGAGCATAAGAAGAAGGCTTtcttggctgttgttgcACACTTCGTTGACGCAGAGGGGAAGAGACGCAAGGCTTTATTAGGTTTACCACGGTTacgaagaagccatggcggccaacaccaagcagAACATGTTAACGGGATAATTGATTGGTATGACATTGCTCATAAAATCGGCTATTACATTGGTGACAATCACGGTTCGAATGACAAGTGTTGCCGCTTTATCTCGAAACACCTTAAAGAACAGTACCAACTCAACTGGAATGCAAAGACACGTCGAATTCGCTGCCACGGCCATGTCATAAATCTAGCTAGTCAGGCTTTTATTTTTGCGCCAGATAAAGAGACTATTGATGCGGTGGTAAAAGAGGTTAGGCGGGGCTCCAGAtctggagatgaaggcgatCACAAAGGCGACtccgatgaagaagccaatgaagatgatgagagggatgatgaagaaacCAGGCTTTCTGCAGcgtcaagaaagaagaagaggcccaGTTGGAAGGATATTGGCCCGCTAGGAAAGCTTCATGTAATCGTCGCTCATATGAGGGCTTCGGAGCTTCTCTACGACGAATTTCACAGTGCGGCCGGCCGTATGATACCTATGGACAACGATACTCGATGGAATAGTTGGTATACCATGAATGAGGTTGCTTGCGTGCTCGAGGGTCATGTTGATACCTTTGTTAAAAACCACCGCAAAGAGATTGGAAAGTATGCACTCACACCGGACGATTGGGATACTCTACGTGAGATCAACATCTTCCTAAAACCCTTTGAAAAAGTGACAAGCAGAACGCAAGGAGATCTTGATTCTATTGAGAAGACGTTGGCAACGATGGATATTCTCGTTAAACactttgagaagcagaagagcaAGCATGCGAACAACACCGGGTTTCAGAACGCAATTCTGATGGCCTGGCACGCTTTTGATAAGTATTATCTCCTTACTGATGAGGTGCCAGCATATGCAGCAGCTTTGCTCCTCCATCCTTCAAGGCGAAAGCGCTATATTGATATCAACTGGGATAAGTCTTGGGTCAAAGCAGTATTGCCACAACTCCAGAGGCTTTGGGAAGAAAGGTACGCCATGACTGAAGGGGATGTCGTTCAAGCATTATCAAAACCAACCTATGAGCCTGATGAGTATGATCTGCTTGAGCGAGATCTAGACGTAGTTCAAACTTCCGCCGATGACTGGACATCTTTTATCGAGGCTGACCCTACCGAGATCTCCACCAAGACTGCGCTAgactggtggtgtcaagAGCATCAACGAACACGGTACCCACGCCTCTCCCGTATGGCGATTGACATCCTCTCGGTACCAGCAATGTCAGCAGAGGCTGAGCGAGTCTTTTCTGGCGCCAGGCGCCAAATACCATGGAGTAGAGCAAGTTTAGGATCAAAGACAATTGAGCAGATGGAGTGTTTAAAACATTGGCTGCGGAACGCTTGGCTTGATcagctcaacattgaactaCCGACGGagggaggcggaggcgaagTAGAAGACGAATCAGAGGCTGCATGTGATAGTAGGAGGACAAGTTATGTATCCCAGGACCTTGAGAGTCTAGATAATTTCAGGGCTTACTAA
- a CDS encoding glycosyltransferase (similar to pseudozyma hubeiensis SY62 XP_012190075.1) — protein MRKIPVKRFRRCVYPGISLFLFCVSLYGFLSYAILGRFERDDAVIRNHLLTRGELISPLNTPSNTNLSEHFDPGNAQVSERIPRIIHQTFSNNSVPENWAHAYYSCQEIHKVGNWTHIHWTDDTSRAFLKESYPWFLQVYDRYPYAIQRADAIRYFVLYHFGGIYLDLDIGCRRPPTPLLQFDAVFPKTKPYGVSNDMMATAKGHDFFKRLITTLESHSHRLGTKYPTVMFSTGPVFVSRQLSRYLKDKLPQQLIESHSSARDQCTVRIAPSEFYDSTEQSFFTHYPGSSWHSWDVWLIILLCRNRYKILVIVIFAVVLFRYQQRFTLKIRPLDNKQYYRC, from the coding sequence ATGAGAAAAATTCCCGTGAAGCGTTTCCGGCGCTGTGTTTACCCAGGCATCAGCCTGTTTCTATTCTGCGTTTCTCTCTATGGCTTCCTTTCCTATGCCATCCTTGGACGATTTGAACGAGACGATGCCGTAATTAGGAATCACCTGCTTACGCGAGGCGAATTAATTTCACCGTTGAACACCCCTTCCAACACGAACCTATCTGAACATTTTGATCCCGGAAATGCTCAAGTTTCCGAACGAATACCTCGAATCATACACCAAACATTCTCGAACAACAGTGTGCCCGAAAATTGGGCACATGCGTACTATTCCTGCCAAGAGATCCATAAGGTGGGAAACTGGACACACATCCATTGGACGGATGATACGAGCCGTGCCTTTCTCAAAGAGTCCTACCCTTGGTTCCTCCAGGTCTATGATCGGTATCCGTACGCCATCCAGCGGGCTGATGCCATTCGTTATTTTGTTCTGTATCACTTTGGTGGTATTTACTTAGATCTGGATATTGGATGTCGCAGACCGCCCACGCCACTCCTGCAGTTTGACGCAGTCTTTCCCAAAACAAAGCCCTACGGGGTCAGCAACGATATGATGGCTACAGCAAAGGGCCACGACTTCTTCAAGCGGCTTATCACAACGCTTGAGAGCCATAGTCACCGTCTTGGTACAAAGTACCCTACTGTCATGTTCTCCACTGGCCCTGTGTTCGTCTCGCGACAACTCTCCAGGTACCTTAAAGATAAGCTTCCACAGCAGCTTATTGAAAGTCATTCGTCAGCGAGAGACCAATGCACGGTCCGCATTGCTCCGTCCGAGTTTTACGATTCTACAGAACAATCTTTTTTCACGCATTATCCGGGCTCGTCGTGGCATAGCTGGGATGTCTGGCTAATCATCCTGTTATGTCGGAATCGTTATAAAATCTTGGTTATCGTTATCTTTGCCGTGGTTTTATTTCGCTACCAGCAGCGCTTCACTTTGAAGATTAGACCCCTAGATAATAAGCAATATTATCGATGTTAA
- a CDS encoding restless-like transposase (similar to Metarhizium robertsii ARSEF 23 XP_007826342.1), giving the protein MASAQITAAYAASSADRTISGTSLDFSIFFKATYPDDNIQNTAGGTRKRKSRGMVMYQCLHCPDDTPWSNRKRDNACHHARRCHSDIMSPLNHVLVDGSSEVLDDEREVKRPRIDAFFPSRPSDASLRRVFDRDRYFDAITSLITRSRVAFSAITWDEMQEMMLAANPALMVALETSTSKIHISSDIWTSPHRHGILAISARWVDKEYQPRRALLAMPECRYSHGGETQASLIIDTLERYGIASKVGYHVGDNATSNDACMSYLSRRLQEDHGLSFDPTKRRIRCIAHIINLSLQAFLLASSKEALIAALHATDDSSSDQLFTQFYDTLHDAGGTIRTEEADQRRRSSRRGNRILENFIGWQHIAPLWKVHNIAVWIRKSTLHSAVWDDEIKLRLGIDNATRWNSWYRLLDNLLRYQTRPFASATLLAEGARSTLSQSLSIMDVLLRQYEKYKELYSSEESRDPHMVHCIDMGWFVLNKYYALSDQTPAYAAALLLDPSKRRKYIERNWQESWQAPAIAAAQKIWLDEYKTAAVPESLRVPPDVPSSAGRQRNELDELLSDIAVTGPILDDADDFEAFVNSRPTRITGSPLECWLHRDQRKAYPRLSRMAIDILSIPPESSDVESHFSSARRTLSWDRESMTCENLAKVECVGNWIREGVIVPKSHGGRGVISSVACEFGIDTDTEDFLD; this is encoded by the exons ATGGCGTCAGCCCAGATCACCGCCGCGTATGCTGCCTCGAGTGCGGACCGAACAATTAGTGGGACGTCCCTGGACTTCTCTATCTTCTTCAAGGCAACATACCCTGATGACAACATCCAGAACACCGCAGGCGGGACACGAAAACGCAAGTCTAGGGGCATGGTGATGTATCAATGTCTCCACTGCCCTGACGATACGCCATGGTCGAACCGGAAGCGGGACAACGCATGCCATCATGCTCGGCGGTGCCATTCCGATATTATGTCTCCTCTTAACCACGTGCTCGTCGATGGCAGCTCTGAGGTTTTAGACGATGAGAGGGAAGTCAAACGTCCTCGGATCGACGCTTTCTTTCCCTCGCGACCCTCCGATGCCTCTCTCCGCCGTGTGTTCGACCGCGATCGGTATTTCGATGCAATAACCAGCCTAATTACGCGCAGCCGGGTTGCCTTCTCGGCAATTACTTGGGATGAGATGCAAGAGATGATGCTGGCGGCTAATCCTGCT CTCATGGTGGCTCTTGAAACTTCCACGTCAAAGATTCATATCTCCTCTGATATCTGGACATCACCCCATCGCCATGGAATACTCGCTATCTCGGCGCGATGGGTTGACAAAGAGTATCAGCCACGAAGGGCATTGCTAGCTATGCCAGAATGTCGCTATAGCCACGGTGGCGAAACCCAGGCCTCTCTAATCATCGATACGCTGGAAAGGTACGGCATTGCGTCTAAAGTAGGGTACCACGTCGGGGATAACGCTACTTCGAATGATGCGTGCATGTCTTACCTGTCCCGGCGACTACAAGAAGATCACGGG CTGTCGTTTGATCCCACGAAGCGCCGCATCCGCTGTATCGCCCATATTATTAACCTATCCCTCCAGGCGTTCCTTCTCGCCTCTTCAAAGGAGGCGCTCATCGCCGCTCTTCATGCCACCGACGATAGCTCGAGCGACCAGTTATTTACTCAGTTCTACGATACCCTGCACGACGCCGGGGGGACGATAAGAACAGAGGAGGCTGATCAGAGAAGAAGATCCTCGAGGAGGGGCAATCGGATACTTGAAAACTTCATTGGATGGCAGCATATCGCGCCGTTGTGGAAAGTGCACAACATTGCGGTGTGGATACGCAAATCCACGCTCCATTCGGCTGTATGGGATGATGAGATAAAGCTTCGATTAGGCATAGATAATGCAACACGTTGGAATTCATGGTATCGATTGTTGGATAATCTTTTGCGATATCAAACCCGT CCGTTTGCCTCGGCCACGCTGCTTGCCGAAGGAGCACGATCTACACTCTCTCAATCCCTCTCGATTATGGATGTGTTATTACGACAGTATGAGAAGTATAAG GAGCTTTATAGTTCTGAAGAATCCCGAGATCCCCACATGGTGCACTGCATCGATATGGGCTGGTTTGTACTCAACAAATACTATGCCttatcagaccagacaccgGCTTATGCCGCCGCACTCCTTCTCGATCCCTCAAAGAGACGAAAATACATTGAACGGAATTGGCAGGAGTCTTGGCAAGCGcctgccattgctgctgcgcAGAAAATCTGGCTGGACGAATACAAGACTGCGGCAGTCCCAGAATCCTTGCGGGTGCCTCCAGAtgtgccttcttctgctggGAGGCAGCGCAACGAGCTGGATGAGCTGTTGAGCGATATTGCGGTCACTGGCCCTATACtagatgatgctgatgacTTTGAAGCATTTGTTAATTCGCGTCCAACCCGGATTACTGGGTCTCCTCTTGAGTGCTGGCTACATCGAGATCAAAGGAAAGCGTATCCGCGACTGTCTCGTATGGCAATTGATATCCTCTCCATTCCTCCTGAATCATCTGATGTAGAGTCGCACTTCTCGTCTGCGCGCCGTACGCTATCATGGGATAGAGAGAGCATGACCTGCGAGAACCTGGCGAAGGTGGAGTGCGTGGGCAACTGGATACGCGAGGGCGTCATTGTTCCCAAGTCGCACGGGGGCAGGGGCGTTATTTCGAGCGTTGCTTGTGAATTTGGCATTGACACAGACACTGAGGACTTTTTAGATTAG